A single region of the Phalacrocorax carbo chromosome 4, bPhaCar2.1, whole genome shotgun sequence genome encodes:
- the EGR4 gene encoding early growth response protein 4 yields MLNVMDFSCPDPLYSKYEESCEMKTGDLQGLGQPEQQLLAEADFLGGELLGTPMSSGAVDYSLLGSQPSPSLSYTGSFFIKAVPEHPQDQESLFNLMSGILGISPFASSEGHQRHLDALYPEVAQSQLDLYAACQPEMNGSAQTPFPEQGYGGFPTAEGAQPLQAQPTLGNTSQCFFQPKLLDNKQDIKLPSGSPPLDKFKASCTQWEPVTQHQAYLPTGYHSPEAFPAGESSQGLFHPLASKMESVLSVSCQSELGSLAEDAACFGAHLGFGCEPENFPARGDFADTKIHNLPPPLMPEFDASLAQPEVLPGLLSSAELLHPHPSPSVPPTDFLGHATSSSIPSLLPTNPPALAEPKKKTRRTKCSSKCFCPKPHEKAFACPVENCIRSFARSDELNRHLRIHTGHKPFQCRICLRNFSRSDHLTTHIRTHTGEKPFSCDTCGRRFARSDEKKRHSKVHLKQKARTEEKLKGLGFFSVGLSFGTL; encoded by the exons ATGCTCAACGTTATGGATTTCTCCTGCCCGGACCCTCTTTACTCTAAATACGAGGAGAGCTGCGAGATGAAAACAGGAGACCTGCAGGGTTTGGGGCAGCCTGAGCAGCAACTTCTGGCAGAAGCCGATTTCCTGGGAG GTGAGCTGCTGGGCACCCCGATGAGCAGCGGGGCGGTGGATTACTCCCTCCTGGGCAGCCAGCCCTCCCCTTCGCTCAGCTACACCGGCAGCTTCTTCATCAAGGCGGTACCGGAGCATCCCCAGGACCAGGAATCCCTCTTCAACCTGATGTCGGGGATCCTGGGCATCTCCCCCTTCGCCTCCTCCGAGGGCCACCAAAGGCACCTGGATGCTCTTTACCCAGAGGTGGCTCAGAGCCAGCTGGACCTTTACGCCGCCTGCCAGCCCGAAATGAACGGATCCGCCCAAACCCCCTTCCCGGAGCAGGGCTACGGCGGCTTCCCCACAGCGGAGGGTGCGCAACCCCTCCAGGCACAACCCACCTTAGGAAACACCTCGCAGTGCTTCTTCCAGCCCAAGCTCCTAGACAACAAGCAGGACATCAAGCTGCCCTCTGGTTCCCCACCCCTGGACAAATTTAAAGCTTCCTGCACCCAGTGGGAGCCCGTCACCCAGCATCAGGCCTATTTGCCCACCGGCTACCATTCTCCTGAAGCCTTCCCGGCTGGGGAGAGCAGCCAGGGGCTGTTCCACCCGCTGGCCTCCAAGATGGAAAGCGTCTTGTCCGTCAGCTGCCAGTCAGAGCTCGGCAGCCTGGCAGAGGACGCTGCCTGCTTCGGCGCCCATCTGGGCTTCGGCTGCGAGCCAGAAAACTTCCCAGCCCGTGGGGACTTTGCCGACACCAAGATCCACAACCTCCCTCCTCCGTTAATGCCGGAATTCGACGCCTCCTTGGCCCAGCCCGAAGTCCTGCCGGGTCTGCTGAGCTCTGCCGAGCTCCTCCATCCTCACCCCTCGCCCTCTGTCCCCCCCACAGACTTTTTGGGCCACGCTACCTCTTCCTccatcccttccctgctgcccaccAACCCTCCTGCCTTGGCCGAGCCCAAGAAGAAGACCCGCCGGACCAAGTGCTCTTCTAAATGCTTCTGCCCGAAACCCCACGAGAAGGCTTTCGCCTGCCCGGTGGAGAACTGCATCCGGAGCTTCGCCCGCTCGGATGAGCTCAACAGGCACCTCCGCATCCATACGGGCCACAAACCCTTCCAGTGCCGCATCTGCCTGAGGAACTTCAGCCGCAGCGACCACCTCACCACCCACATCCGCACCCACACCGGCGAGAAGCCCTTCTCCTGTGACACCTGCGGCCGCCGCTTCGCCAGGAGCGACGAGAAGAAGCGCCACAGCAAGGTCCACCTGAAGCAGAAAGCCCGGACGGAGGAGAAGCTCaaaggtttgggtttcttcTCGGTGGGTCTCTCCTTCGGGACACTGTGA